One region of Chlorobiota bacterium genomic DNA includes:
- a CDS encoding phosphatidate cytidylyltransferase codes for MSDNQPTGTAPAMRGWPHGPTAFEQRHGNGTMRVVTAIIGIPIVLGAVWLGGWAFFGLITAASVGALLEFYWMAEKKGAHPNKILGAVAVVLLCFQYAQIISVGLALFTIRLPFSDLLLHSIPMLVLLVPVVVLLLEMFRRTEGAMVNNSVTIAGIAYIGLCLPALIGIQQLGPLFGAGEKFSFYMIMAILVSIWTCDSFAYYGGRLFGKHKLFERVSPKKTWEGAISGAFGAVGAMLAMRALALPFLTVTDAIVMGLICGIFGQLGDLAESHLKRDAGVKDSSQLIPGHGGILDRFDSLLFVSPMIYLYLLLRLAGMWFR; via the coding sequence ATGAGCGATAATCAACCCACGGGGACCGCGCCTGCAATGCGGGGCTGGCCGCATGGCCCAACGGCATTCGAACAACGCCACGGCAACGGAACAATGCGCGTGGTGACAGCAATTATTGGGATACCGATTGTGCTTGGCGCGGTCTGGCTGGGGGGATGGGCATTTTTCGGATTAATCACGGCGGCCAGCGTTGGCGCGTTGCTGGAATTTTATTGGATGGCAGAAAAAAAAGGTGCACATCCAAATAAAATCCTCGGGGCGGTGGCGGTGGTTCTGCTCTGTTTTCAGTACGCCCAGATAATTTCTGTGGGGCTTGCGCTATTCACAATACGGCTCCCTTTTTCCGACCTGCTTCTTCACAGCATCCCGATGCTTGTTCTTCTGGTCCCGGTTGTTGTTTTGCTTCTGGAGATGTTCCGGCGCACCGAAGGGGCAATGGTGAATAATTCCGTGACGATAGCCGGGATTGCCTATATCGGCCTTTGCCTTCCCGCATTAATTGGAATTCAACAGCTGGGACCATTATTCGGAGCGGGCGAGAAATTTTCATTTTATATGATTATGGCCATTTTAGTCTCCATTTGGACCTGCGATTCGTTTGCGTATTACGGTGGCCGCTTATTTGGCAAGCATAAATTATTTGAGAGAGTTTCGCCAAAAAAAACATGGGAGGGAGCAATTTCTGGGGCTTTCGGCGCGGTTGGCGCAATGCTGGCAATGCGTGCGCTTGCCCTGCCATTCCTGACCGTTACCGACGCCATAGTTATGGGATTAATCTGCGGGATTTTCGGTCAACTTGGGGACCTTGCCGAATCGCATTTGAAGCGGGACGCAGGGGTGAAAGATTCTTCGCAATTAATTCCTGGGCATGGCGGCATTTTGGATCGCTTCGATAGCCTCCTGTTCGTCTCGCCGATGATCTATCTGTACTTGCTGCTTCGCCTGGCGGGAATGTGGTTTCGGTGA
- a CDS encoding DUF2007 domain-containing protein encodes MLSCTICLNLVPDGVETCPYCGSQLEVDELIVAHQQVEWAIIRTVSTDIEARIVAGRLRAEGIPAFVLSQVDTTRGFTVGALAVAKVFVPEHLCDEAEQILGTDAEEQE; translated from the coding sequence ATGCTCTCCTGCACGATCTGCCTAAATCTTGTTCCTGATGGTGTAGAAACCTGCCCATACTGCGGCAGCCAGCTTGAGGTTGATGAACTGATCGTGGCGCACCAGCAGGTGGAGTGGGCGATTATTCGGACGGTCAGCACCGACATCGAAGCAAGAATCGTTGCCGGGCGATTGCGTGCCGAAGGTATCCCCGCGTTTGTGCTCTCGCAGGTGGACACCACTCGCGGGTTTACCGTGGGTGCGCTTGCGGTGGCCAAAGTCTTTGTCCCCGAACATCTTTGCGACGAAGCCGAGCAGATCCTTGGAACCGACGCAGAGGAGCAAGAGTAA
- a CDS encoding Smr/MutS family protein — protein sequence MKLKLDLHDIFNKGRDIDRALNDIIREAVEKKAPLVEIIPGKGSGQLKKHVLRFLEQKEIKALYHRIEKDSKNFGRVFIHFRWK from the coding sequence ATGAAATTAAAACTTGACCTTCACGACATCTTCAACAAAGGGCGCGACATTGACCGCGCGCTGAACGACATCATTCGCGAGGCGGTGGAGAAAAAGGCTCCACTGGTTGAGATTATCCCGGGCAAGGGGTCGGGGCAATTAAAAAAACACGTGCTGCGGTTTCTTGAACAGAAGGAGATCAAAGCCCTGTATCACCGCATCGAAAAGGATAGCAAAAATTTTGGGCGAGTGTTTATTCACTTTCGCTGGAAGTAA
- a CDS encoding AAA family ATPase codes for MSFLHRNLTQIWDQLRSKKNQSQDFLEELRIEKLRGIRDLRVPFSFPVSVIAGPNGSGKSTVLFACACAYRPPSKTWGIVPSKLFPNLQTQGSASPSDKSTGTVFEYYYLSNSTKTRMRWAKGKTWNKSFLGKREGIQPERHTYIRTLSNLTNPSEVRSILQMGKSTFTQEELTADLIAFAHRILPVRYRGLTLLKRRDNKDLLFAVRENDEESYSEFHMSAGERAILRISKDISQMNDSLVLIDEVEAGLHPVTQQQMMLELQRLALRNNLQIIVTTHSSVVIESVPQDARIFLDRTENNVVIQTPYRDIIQKALYGRSLNKLSILCEDDVAEGVIMGVLDVLNPRIGIAPDDITVGRDTGKDQFGQHIEALAKFQTLDSFVFILDGDARNLENSLRSVGARHGHAISLLFLPSNQSPEVWLWSILTAKCDDYATVLGTTVEDLQRKIQLIDQIYSGASDKPTNINKNKLETLAEELNRTVPQIARLVAAGESQSHKGEMKVFVDELSDAIIAWRNRY; via the coding sequence ATGAGTTTTTTACACCGGAACCTAACGCAGATATGGGATCAGCTTCGTAGTAAAAAAAATCAATCCCAAGATTTTCTTGAAGAACTACGGATTGAGAAGTTGCGTGGCATACGTGATCTTAGGGTTCCTTTTTCATTTCCCGTTTCGGTAATTGCTGGGCCGAATGGATCGGGGAAATCAACCGTTCTTTTTGCATGCGCTTGTGCCTACAGGCCACCAAGCAAGACTTGGGGGATCGTCCCATCAAAACTTTTTCCGAATCTGCAGACACAAGGTAGCGCAAGCCCTTCGGATAAATCTACAGGAACGGTATTTGAGTACTATTATTTAAGCAATAGCACCAAAACAAGAATGCGATGGGCCAAAGGGAAAACTTGGAATAAAAGTTTTCTTGGAAAAAGGGAGGGCATCCAACCAGAACGGCACACCTATATCCGCACGTTATCGAACCTGACGAACCCATCCGAAGTACGAAGCATTCTTCAAATGGGAAAATCAACGTTTACTCAGGAAGAATTAACTGCGGACCTTATTGCTTTTGCGCACCGCATCTTGCCAGTTCGGTATCGTGGGTTGACGTTATTAAAGAGGCGAGACAACAAAGATTTATTATTTGCTGTTCGCGAAAACGATGAGGAGAGCTATTCGGAATTTCACATGTCAGCGGGTGAGCGAGCGATCCTTCGCATCTCCAAAGACATTTCACAGATGAATGATAGCCTTGTTTTAATTGATGAAGTTGAGGCAGGCTTGCACCCTGTGACTCAGCAACAGATGATGTTAGAACTGCAACGTTTGGCGTTGCGTAATAATCTTCAAATCATTGTCACAACCCATAGTTCCGTAGTTATCGAAAGCGTTCCCCAAGATGCACGAATATTTTTAGACCGTACAGAGAATAACGTTGTGATTCAGACTCCATATCGTGATATTATTCAAAAAGCATTGTATGGAAGATCATTAAATAAGCTGTCCATTTTATGCGAAGATGACGTTGCCGAAGGGGTTATTATGGGCGTGTTAGACGTTCTAAACCCCAGAATTGGCATTGCTCCAGATGACATCACCGTTGGCCGCGATACAGGAAAAGACCAATTTGGCCAGCATATTGAAGCGTTGGCCAAATTCCAGACGCTTGATTCATTCGTGTTTATTCTTGATGGCGATGCGCGTAATCTTGAAAATAGTTTGCGAAGCGTAGGAGCGCGCCATGGCCATGCTATTTCCCTTTTGTTCCTTCCAAGCAATCAATCTCCAGAAGTATGGCTGTGGTCCATCCTTACCGCAAAGTGTGATGATTATGCCACAGTGCTTGGAACAACTGTAGAAGATTTACAAAGAAAAATTCAATTAATAGATCAGATATACTCTGGCGCATCCGATAAACCAACCAATATCAACAAAAATAAATTGGAAACACTGGCCGAAGAACTCAATCGAACTGTCCCCCAAATTGCTCGCCTTGTTGCCGCTGGCGAAAGCCAATCCCACAAAGGTGAGATGAAGGTTTTTGTTGATGAATTGTCAGATGCAATTATTGCTTGGAGGAACAGATATTGA
- a CDS encoding proline--tRNA ligase, with protein MSEAVTPRSQDYAAWYIEVIQRAQLVDYGPVKGTMVIKPYGYALWEHIRDQLDRRFKATGHQNAYFPMFIPYSFIQKEAEHVEGFSPELALVTHAGGKELEEPLVVRPTSETIINFMFEKWVKSYRDLPLLINQWANVVRWELRPRPFLRTTEFLWQEGHTAHATPEEAEEETLRMLDVYVDFVYNEAAIPVVQGRKSDNEKFAGAVRTYTIEAMMGDGKALQAGTSHNLGQNFSKAFGTRFLTQEGTLEHPWQTSWGVSTRMVGGVIMTHGDDKGLVLPPRLAPVQAIIIPIWKNDGEKAAVKEMVGRVEQALLDAGVRAKADLSEQETAGWKFNEYEMRGVPLRIEIGPKDVEKNAVVFARRDRPGKEGKQFGIPADDVGRVATEWLADIQASLLQRAIQFRDANIIDVSTKEEFAGVIANGQWARAWWAGTGADERQLKDETGATLRCFPMDQPGGTGRCFLTGAEATEVAVFAKSY; from the coding sequence ATGTCCGAAGCGGTTACGCCGCGCAGCCAAGATTACGCGGCATGGTACATCGAGGTGATTCAACGCGCACAGCTTGTTGATTATGGTCCGGTGAAAGGGACCATGGTGATCAAGCCATACGGCTACGCATTGTGGGAGCATATCCGCGACCAACTGGACCGACGTTTCAAAGCCACCGGCCACCAGAACGCTTACTTCCCGATGTTCATCCCCTACTCCTTCATCCAGAAGGAAGCCGAACACGTTGAGGGATTTTCGCCAGAGCTTGCGCTGGTGACGCACGCCGGCGGGAAGGAGTTGGAGGAACCATTGGTGGTCCGCCCAACCAGCGAGACGATCATCAACTTCATGTTTGAGAAGTGGGTGAAATCGTACCGTGATCTCCCATTGCTGATTAACCAATGGGCGAACGTGGTCCGCTGGGAACTGCGCCCGCGCCCGTTCCTGCGCACCACCGAATTTTTATGGCAGGAAGGCCACACCGCCCACGCCACGCCCGAGGAAGCCGAAGAAGAAACGCTGCGGATGCTGGATGTGTATGTTGACTTCGTGTATAACGAGGCCGCAATCCCCGTGGTGCAAGGGCGGAAGTCCGATAACGAGAAGTTTGCCGGGGCCGTGCGCACCTACACCATCGAGGCGATGATGGGGGATGGCAAAGCATTGCAAGCCGGAACCAGCCACAACCTGGGCCAGAATTTCTCCAAAGCCTTCGGGACCCGATTTTTAACGCAGGAGGGGACGCTGGAACACCCGTGGCAGACCTCGTGGGGGGTCAGCACCCGCATGGTTGGCGGGGTGATTATGACCCACGGCGACGACAAAGGGCTGGTGCTTCCGCCACGGCTTGCCCCGGTGCAGGCAATCATCATCCCAATCTGGAAAAATGATGGCGAGAAAGCCGCGGTGAAGGAGATGGTGGGCCGCGTTGAGCAGGCATTGCTTGACGCAGGGGTGCGCGCAAAAGCGGACCTGAGCGAGCAAGAGACCGCTGGCTGGAAGTTCAACGAGTACGAGATGCGGGGCGTTCCGCTGCGGATTGAGATTGGGCCGAAGGATGTTGAGAAAAACGCCGTGGTGTTCGCCCGCCGCGACCGCCCCGGGAAGGAAGGGAAGCAGTTCGGAATTCCTGCCGACGACGTTGGGCGGGTGGCAACCGAATGGCTGGCCGACATCCAAGCATCGCTGCTGCAACGCGCCATTCAATTCCGCGATGCCAATATCATTGATGTCTCCACGAAGGAGGAGTTCGCGGGCGTGATTGCCAACGGCCAGTGGGCGCGCGCATGGTGGGCCGGAACCGGAGCCGATGAACGGCAGCTGAAGGATGAAACCGGCGCAACGCTCCGCTGCTTCCCAATGGACCAGCCGGGCGGGACCGGGCGCTGCTTCCTTACCGGTGCCGAAGCCACCGAAGTGGCAGTGTTCGCGAAGTCGTACTAA
- a CDS encoding FAD-dependent oxidoreductase encodes MKPEERSEVAIAVAPHLSAFITELFQVQDEHGRLRRVVEDDTVVLTFKREFVVRRALKRITNADGLDAAAVIAATEVLNNALFLETFAQTDPERALAVSVIHLIDLEKSFKHSELHHEEPSAQLIAEVATIRQRVAEAIERSPAVAVQLAGVDSLPDDHAVVTGVLGLYERWIALQHHQHRPETRGWASLRIPHNVNFAHLVHLQPAADKPEGTYVGPPEHYRFRDGFKLTDHRATAREILGEVEYCIYCHNRDKDSCSKGLRAKDGTIQKNPLGVTLNGCPLGEKISEAHTLKGGGDGLAALAMVMVDNPMCPGTGHRICNDCMKACIYQKQEPVNIPQIETSLLTEVLNYPFGFEMYSLLTRWNPLNIRRPYALPYNGKKVLVVGLGPAGYTLSHYLINEGFGVVGVDGLKIEPLPERWVGSKTTPPQPIRDYHELIDQLDERILLGFGGVSEYGITVRWDKNFLKVIYIALARRRNFRIYGGIRFGGTITIDDAWKMGFDHIAIATGAGKPTLVPMKNNLLRGIRQASDFLMALQLTGAFKRDALANLEVRLPAVVIGGGLTGIDTATEVMAYYPIQVERLARRIDTLIAELGEATFWSGFNEEERETLHEMVGHGHALQQEREAAAREGRVPNFIDLIRSWGGVSLVYRKSVTDSPAYRLNHEEIAEALEEGIYFVENMSPTAAIAGKHGAVEGIVFQQQGADENGKWRSTGKEFTIPARTVLIAAGTAPNTIIERENPGAFAYDEWQQYFAPHTTASVPQPEEVEP; translated from the coding sequence ATGAAGCCGGAAGAACGCTCGGAGGTAGCGATTGCCGTTGCGCCACACCTTTCGGCCTTCATCACCGAACTCTTCCAAGTTCAAGACGAGCATGGGCGGCTGCGGCGCGTTGTGGAAGATGACACCGTGGTTCTGACCTTCAAGCGGGAATTTGTGGTGCGCCGGGCACTGAAACGAATCACCAACGCCGATGGGCTTGACGCTGCCGCCGTGATTGCCGCCACCGAAGTGCTGAACAATGCCCTCTTCCTGGAAACCTTTGCCCAAACCGACCCCGAGCGCGCGTTGGCGGTCTCGGTGATCCACTTGATTGATTTGGAGAAATCGTTCAAGCACTCGGAGCTTCACCATGAGGAACCATCGGCCCAGTTGATTGCCGAGGTTGCCACCATTCGCCAGCGGGTTGCCGAAGCAATCGAACGCTCCCCCGCGGTTGCGGTCCAGCTGGCCGGCGTGGATTCGCTCCCCGACGACCATGCGGTGGTTACCGGGGTGCTTGGCCTGTACGAGCGGTGGATTGCCCTTCAGCACCACCAACACCGCCCCGAAACACGCGGCTGGGCATCGCTGCGGATTCCGCACAACGTCAACTTTGCCCACCTTGTTCACTTGCAGCCAGCAGCCGACAAGCCGGAAGGAACCTACGTTGGCCCACCCGAGCATTATCGCTTCCGCGACGGGTTCAAGCTGACGGACCACCGCGCAACCGCACGCGAAATTTTGGGGGAGGTGGAATACTGCATCTACTGCCACAACCGCGATAAAGACTCCTGCAGCAAAGGCTTGCGGGCAAAAGATGGAACCATCCAGAAAAACCCGCTGGGCGTAACCCTGAACGGCTGCCCGTTGGGTGAGAAAATCTCCGAAGCTCATACCCTGAAGGGGGGCGGCGACGGCCTTGCAGCCCTTGCAATGGTGATGGTAGATAACCCAATGTGCCCCGGAACCGGGCACCGCATCTGCAACGACTGCATGAAGGCTTGCATCTACCAGAAGCAGGAACCAGTCAACATCCCGCAGATTGAAACCAGCTTGCTCACCGAAGTGCTGAACTATCCGTTCGGCTTCGAGATGTACTCACTCCTGACCCGTTGGAACCCGCTGAATATCCGCCGCCCCTACGCGCTTCCCTACAACGGGAAGAAGGTGTTGGTGGTGGGATTGGGACCGGCGGGCTACACCCTTTCCCACTACCTTATCAACGAAGGTTTTGGCGTGGTGGGGGTTGATGGATTAAAGATTGAGCCGCTGCCGGAGCGTTGGGTTGGAAGCAAAACCACCCCGCCGCAGCCAATCCGCGATTACCACGAACTGATTGACCAACTTGATGAGCGCATCCTGCTTGGTTTTGGTGGTGTTTCGGAGTACGGGATCACTGTTCGGTGGGATAAGAACTTCCTGAAGGTGATCTACATCGCGCTGGCGCGGCGGCGGAACTTCCGCATCTACGGCGGGATCCGTTTTGGGGGAACCATCACCATTGATGATGCCTGGAAGATGGGATTCGACCATATCGCCATTGCCACCGGAGCCGGCAAACCAACGCTGGTCCCGATGAAAAACAACCTGCTGCGCGGCATCCGCCAAGCCAGCGATTTCTTGATGGCGTTGCAGCTTACCGGCGCGTTCAAACGCGACGCGCTGGCCAACCTTGAGGTGCGCCTTCCGGCAGTGGTGATTGGCGGCGGCCTAACCGGAATTGATACCGCCACCGAAGTGATGGCCTACTATCCAATCCAAGTGGAACGGCTTGCACGCCGGATAGACACCCTGATTGCAGAGCTTGGGGAAGCAACATTCTGGAGCGGCTTCAACGAAGAAGAGCGGGAGACGCTGCACGAGATGGTGGGCCACGGGCACGCGCTGCAACAAGAACGGGAGGCCGCCGCACGGGAAGGGCGCGTCCCGAATTTTATTGACCTGATCCGCTCCTGGGGTGGGGTCTCGCTGGTGTACCGGAAATCCGTCACCGACTCCCCCGCCTACCGTTTGAACCACGAGGAAATCGCCGAAGCGTTGGAGGAAGGGATTTACTTCGTTGAGAATATGTCCCCCACGGCTGCCATTGCCGGCAAGCACGGAGCGGTGGAAGGGATCGTGTTCCAGCAGCAAGGGGCCGACGAAAACGGAAAATGGCGAAGCACCGGCAAGGAGTTCACCATTCCCGCCCGCACCGTACTGATTGCAGCCGGAACAGCCCCGAACACGATTATCGAACGCGAGAACCCAGGGGCATTCGCCTACGACGAATGGCAGCAATACTTTGCGCCGCACACCACTGCTTCTGTGCCTCAGCCGGAAGAGGTTGAGCCATGA
- a CDS encoding aminotransferase class I/II-fold pyridoxal phosphate-dependent enzyme, producing the protein MANIQALPTAARIQAFGITIFSEISALARGVGAVNLGQGFPDFDGPEAVLDAAAAAIGKGHNQYAITFGEPELRQAIAEHSARFYAQQADHEQEITVTSGATEAIFCAALAFINPGDEVIVFEPCYDSYVPAITFAGGIPVPVALHAPDFRFDPDELRRAVTPRTRAIIINTPHNPTGTVLTSDELGIIADLCCRHNLIAITDEVYEHIVFDGAAHQRLATFPGMADRTLTISSGGKSFSVTGWKIGWAIGPKHLQTALRRVHQFSVFATATPLQHAIAHALRLPDSYFRELRAAYQARRDALAAMLQQAGFATAVPQGSYFVVANVSGFGRGDAIEFNRWLIREIGVAAIPVSAFYLRPGNGDHLLRFCFCKRWETLEEGGRRLLKIAEKGGG; encoded by the coding sequence ATGGCCAATATCCAAGCCCTTCCAACGGCGGCCCGCATTCAAGCGTTTGGCATCACCATTTTTAGCGAGATCAGCGCGTTAGCACGCGGCGTTGGCGCGGTGAATTTGGGGCAAGGATTCCCCGACTTCGATGGGCCAGAAGCCGTGTTGGACGCTGCCGCCGCCGCCATCGGAAAGGGGCATAATCAATATGCCATCACCTTCGGCGAACCCGAGCTGCGCCAGGCGATTGCCGAACACAGCGCACGATTCTACGCCCAGCAGGCCGACCACGAGCAAGAGATCACCGTCACCAGCGGAGCTACCGAGGCGATCTTCTGCGCCGCGCTGGCGTTCATCAACCCGGGCGATGAGGTGATTGTTTTCGAGCCGTGCTACGACAGCTACGTTCCGGCCATCACCTTCGCCGGCGGCATTCCGGTTCCGGTGGCGTTGCACGCGCCTGACTTCCGGTTCGATCCCGATGAGCTTCGCCGCGCCGTCACGCCGCGGACCCGCGCAATCATCATCAACACGCCCCATAATCCCACCGGAACGGTCCTCACAAGCGATGAGCTTGGAATCATTGCCGATCTGTGCTGCCGCCACAACCTTATCGCCATCACCGATGAGGTCTATGAGCATATCGTGTTCGACGGCGCGGCGCACCAGCGGCTGGCAACCTTCCCGGGAATGGCGGACCGGACGTTGACCATCTCTAGCGGCGGCAAAAGTTTTTCGGTGACGGGGTGGAAGATCGGTTGGGCCATTGGGCCGAAGCATCTGCAAACGGCGTTGCGCCGGGTCCATCAGTTCTCGGTGTTTGCCACGGCAACGCCGTTGCAGCACGCCATTGCCCACGCGCTCCGCCTGCCCGACAGCTATTTCCGCGAACTCCGCGCCGCCTACCAAGCCCGCCGCGACGCGCTTGCGGCAATGCTTCAGCAAGCGGGGTTTGCCACGGCGGTCCCGCAGGGAAGCTACTTCGTTGTGGCCAACGTCAGCGGGTTCGGGCGTGGCGATGCCATCGAGTTCAACCGCTGGCTGATTCGTGAAATTGGCGTGGCGGCAATCCCCGTTTCGGCGTTCTACCTCCGCCCAGGAAATGGGGATCACTTGCTCCGATTCTGCTTCTGCAAGCGGTGGGAAACGTTGGAGGAAGGGGGAAGGCGGCTGCTGAAGATTGCGGAAAAAGGGGGCGGGTAG
- a CDS encoding PrsW family intramembrane metalloprotease gives MLQPAKPLPFPEPAAPAKPKRSSRAFGCGFMVVMFLGLLTVGLIGAEVGMNNLLQGMILAMLPAPIYISIALWLDRFESEPTRLLVYAFLWGATGAVFISYVLNTLFGSVVAATLSADDANQLMATISAPIVEELAKGLALFALFFWRRDEFDNITDGIVYAAMVALGFAMVENFLYYGRALSEGGEAAAQTFVLRGMIAPFSHPLFTVMTGIGLGWARQSGKKSLRWIGPLLGLSAAIFLHALWNLSASTNGEVFLGVYVVVMMPAFFGVGIVVYFSLKREGDIIRQHLAGDFHQGLLTEEEYQSLNRSMKRMRRSWRALLRGGHRSWLACRRFHQTASELAFHRWRIERDGTEPNEQSRQIEHGHMAQMQTLRQQIRQ, from the coding sequence ATGCTGCAACCAGCCAAGCCATTGCCTTTCCCTGAACCAGCCGCCCCCGCAAAGCCAAAACGAAGCTCGCGCGCGTTTGGCTGCGGGTTTATGGTGGTGATGTTTTTGGGCCTGCTTACCGTGGGCTTAATCGGTGCTGAAGTCGGGATGAACAACCTTCTGCAAGGAATGATTCTTGCCATGCTTCCGGCACCGATCTACATCTCCATCGCGCTTTGGCTGGACCGTTTCGAGTCGGAGCCGACACGGCTGCTGGTCTATGCGTTCCTGTGGGGAGCAACCGGCGCGGTGTTCATCAGCTACGTGCTGAACACGCTGTTTGGGAGCGTGGTTGCCGCAACGCTCTCGGCCGATGATGCCAACCAACTGATGGCCACAATCTCGGCACCGATTGTTGAGGAGCTGGCAAAGGGGTTGGCGTTGTTCGCGCTGTTCTTTTGGCGGCGCGATGAGTTCGATAACATCACCGACGGCATCGTCTATGCGGCAATGGTGGCACTGGGGTTTGCCATGGTGGAAAATTTCCTGTACTACGGCCGGGCGTTAAGCGAAGGGGGCGAAGCTGCCGCGCAAACCTTTGTGCTGCGTGGCATGATTGCCCCGTTCAGCCACCCCTTGTTCACGGTGATGACCGGGATTGGGCTTGGATGGGCGCGGCAGTCCGGGAAAAAATCGCTGCGGTGGATTGGCCCACTGCTGGGTCTGTCAGCCGCAATTTTTCTTCATGCCCTCTGGAATCTATCCGCGTCAACCAATGGCGAGGTCTTCCTTGGAGTCTATGTTGTGGTGATGATGCCGGCGTTTTTCGGCGTGGGAATCGTCGTTTATTTCTCGCTGAAGCGGGAGGGGGATATCATCCGCCAGCACCTTGCCGGGGATTTCCACCAGGGGTTGCTCACCGAAGAAGAATATCAATCGTTGAACCGCTCGATGAAGCGGATGCGCCGCAGCTGGCGCGCACTGCTGCGCGGCGGCCACCGCTCATGGCTGGCCTGCCGACGCTTCCACCAAACCGCCAGCGAACTGGCCTTCCACCGCTGGCGAATTGAACGGGATGGAACCGAACCAAACGAGCAATCGCGGCAGATCGAACATGGGCACATGGCGCAAATGCAGACGCTGCGCCAGCAGATTCGGCAGTGA